A genomic stretch from Bradyrhizobium quebecense includes:
- a CDS encoding helix-turn-helix domain-containing protein, translating to MQGSEADALRTPVSVSYARALVRAFGKTRGERDELLQGTAIQQDVLDQPGAHMPVSSLMILAANITRRHGELWPLSAAAVWSTSLQGALDVATRTAPTIADALNTGARFGSTRAPFIRNRLRTTPRSIQIEISPAVAMDAALWRTVALAVSLNVHAVYAQLLEDAIDQATLQFPWPPPAGVERLMPYYSCAVKFNAAAFIFDVPKQLCARASPFADPELHAKAIEALEEIEKPRSDTAALARIVESLIAARLPQRLGEEEAARLVGTSRRTLVRRLAEAGCAFRPLLDGVLRERARTMLAAGTQSRDEMAAALGYTDATSFSRACRRWFGDKSLRS from the coding sequence ATGCAGGGATCGGAGGCCGATGCCCTTCGCACGCCGGTGTCCGTGAGCTATGCGCGGGCGCTGGTGCGGGCGTTCGGCAAGACGCGGGGCGAACGCGACGAGCTGCTGCAGGGCACCGCAATCCAGCAGGACGTGCTCGACCAGCCCGGCGCTCACATGCCGGTGTCGTCGCTGATGATCCTCGCCGCCAACATCACTCGCCGGCATGGTGAGCTGTGGCCGTTGTCGGCCGCGGCGGTTTGGTCGACATCGCTGCAAGGCGCGCTCGACGTCGCGACCAGGACGGCGCCGACCATCGCGGACGCGCTCAACACCGGCGCGCGCTTCGGGTCGACCCGCGCGCCCTTCATCCGTAACCGGCTGCGCACAACACCGCGCTCGATCCAGATTGAAATCTCTCCTGCGGTCGCCATGGATGCCGCGCTATGGCGCACCGTGGCGCTGGCGGTCAGCCTCAACGTGCATGCGGTCTATGCGCAGCTGCTCGAGGATGCGATCGATCAGGCGACCTTGCAGTTTCCCTGGCCGCCGCCTGCGGGCGTGGAGCGGCTGATGCCGTATTATTCCTGCGCCGTGAAGTTCAACGCCGCCGCCTTCATCTTCGACGTGCCCAAGCAGCTATGCGCGCGGGCTTCGCCGTTTGCCGATCCGGAATTGCACGCCAAGGCCATCGAAGCGCTCGAGGAAATCGAGAAGCCGCGCTCGGACACCGCGGCGCTGGCGCGGATCGTCGAGAGCCTGATTGCGGCGCGGCTGCCGCAGCGGCTCGGCGAGGAGGAGGCCGCGCGCCTCGTCGGCACCTCGCGGCGGACGCTGGTGCGGCGGCTGGCGGAGGCGGGCTGCGCCTTCCGGCCGCTGCTCGACGGCGTGCTGCGCGAGCGCGCCCGGACAATGCTCGCGGCGGGCACGCAATCGCGCGACGAGATGGCGGCCGCGCTCGGCTACACCGACGCAACGAGCTTCAGCCGCGCCTGCCGGCGCTGGTTCGGCGACAAGAGCCTGCGGAGTTAG
- a CDS encoding sterol desaturase family protein gives MNDLSGLKQLLLVVLIFVPFERLLAARPQKILRRGLLTDMAFLFLNGWLVVGGVIAIMTAAVLVNQSILPAALTQTIGDLPYLVQVPIVILIADLGVYWTHRILHVVPAMWEIHSVHHAVEELDWLAAVHQHPLDVIFMKAGALFPLYALGFSAEAIATYLLIYFWQTWLVHANVRLNYGPLRHILVSPEFHHWHHSSETEARDKNFAGLFSFYDVLFGSAHLPKGQNPKTFGVDHPMPSSYLALLAYPIVAWTSKRKRNDPPAAQPHMPSGGEPAQPRQSAPLS, from the coding sequence ATGAACGATTTATCGGGATTGAAGCAGCTTTTGCTGGTGGTTTTGATCTTCGTGCCTTTCGAGCGACTGCTCGCCGCGAGGCCTCAGAAGATTCTCAGGCGTGGCCTGCTGACCGACATGGCCTTCCTGTTTCTCAACGGGTGGCTGGTGGTAGGCGGCGTGATCGCCATCATGACGGCGGCCGTTCTGGTCAATCAGTCGATCCTGCCGGCAGCGCTGACGCAGACGATCGGCGATCTTCCGTATCTGGTGCAAGTGCCCATCGTGATCCTGATCGCGGACCTCGGCGTCTACTGGACGCACCGCATCCTGCACGTCGTGCCTGCCATGTGGGAAATCCATTCCGTTCATCACGCGGTCGAGGAACTGGATTGGCTCGCTGCGGTTCATCAGCACCCGCTCGACGTCATCTTCATGAAGGCCGGGGCGCTGTTTCCGCTTTACGCACTCGGTTTCTCCGCGGAAGCGATCGCCACTTACCTTCTGATCTACTTCTGGCAGACCTGGCTGGTTCACGCCAATGTCCGCCTGAACTACGGACCACTGCGACACATCCTGGTGTCGCCGGAATTTCACCACTGGCACCACAGCAGCGAGACGGAAGCCAGGGACAAGAACTTCGCCGGACTGTTCTCGTTCTACGATGTGCTGTTCGGGAGCGCCCACCTTCCGAAGGGGCAGAATCCCAAGACATTTGGCGTCGATCATCCAATGCCTTCCAGCTATCTGGCGCTCCTGGCCTACCCGATCGTCGCGTGGACCTCGAAGCGCAAGCGCAACGACCCGCCAGCCGCCCAACCTCACATGCCAAGTGGTGGCGAGCCTGCGCAGCCGCGCCAGAGCGCGCCGCTGAGCTAA